GCAGCCCATAGTAGAGAGGTGATAGAACAGGTAGGTGAAGACATTAGCAGAGTAGGCTTTCCACATGCTCGCCCGGAAAAGAGAAGGCACGTACACCCCACAGGCTAGTATCCACTTTCTAGTATTCACTCAAAGGCTAGCTGAATGAGATAAGCTTTTTGTTTGGACAGCAGATGTTTGTTTTGAAAACAAACTTGTGCCATCCACAGTCCTGTTAATGTGTGACTGCAAGGCAGAGTCGGTTTAACTTTAGCTCACAATTAAAGCTATGTGTGAAGTGAACTTGCTGTCAGTGTTACtgacacaaaaacatttagAGTGCATCTATTGCTGTAATTTGTTGAACATATTTCTCTACAGCAGCAACATTGGAGACATTTTGACACTTCAGATGCAAATCATGTTCATAATCTTCAAGTCTGGGaggaaataaacaaaatattggtTGAGATTCTGGGacatacacattttaaaagGAGTGAAATATTTTGGACCCAGTCGGCTGTGCCAGTTGGTGGGTTGGAGTGCTGCTTGTTTATTGCTGTCCCTGGCTTGTTctgggttttctttctttcctctctTTCCAAGAGCTTGGTGGTCACAGCAGACCCTGGCCAGTGCTATTTTTCTGTTacccttttttgtttgttgctttttagtcacagtattgttctaccttggctAAGCCAAACTGGgttaattttttaattcttgCTGGTGTGGGCGGGGCTACACCTTTTATATCAGGagtgtaatttttttaaattacaaaatataaaaatatccaGATTTGAATTAGCCTCGAAGCTTGTACAGTCACAGCCCTTTGAGGCCAGCTTGGAACCATGGGCTTGATAGCATTTAGTATTCCTGTCTAAGTAAACTTTGATCACGAAGCAAACCTCACTGTCCTATATCAAGCTCAAACTCTTAACATAtgccttctctctctctctctctctctctctctctctctctctctctccctctctctccatGCTTCTTCATGCCTTGACATGCCAGGAACCAGAGGGGAGGAGAAAAACGGAGAACAAGAAAAACCGGTAAGCAGCTGTGAGAggcagagagagagtgtgtgaaagAAGGAGGAGATTCCTACCCTGTCAGCATAACCCTGGAGACCTTCTGGTGGAGAGCGGACACACAGAGGAAACCAGtagaaaaacagtaaaactgaaGACTGCTGTAAGCACGTTATCTACCAAAggaggaaaaaatggacagctaTATGTTTGAGATCGAGTAAGAACTTCCTCTTTTATTCTCTCCTTCTTAGCCTTGTCTTTCTCTTAGTGCAGTTCAGTTTATTGATGTGGTTATCAAGTACAGCATTACCCAGGCATACATTAGTTTCATATTGATCATGCGTCTAGGGTTACTGGATACTGTaactcttttttattttagtttccaTTTGAGGTGAGCCATTAAGAAATTAAAGCTGTTTTTGTGTATTTGAGAATGATGCCCAAAGTAGTGGAGGACTGTAGAGCTGTAGTAGCTTTAATGACATATACTCAAAGTTTACTCTTTTTGACCTTGTTTTTCTTACCTTGTTATTAGTCAGATTGTGCAGAATAAACTTTTGAAGACAGGTTTTAAAGTTGTTTGTAATCATGCACTAAATGACATTTAGCAGTTTCTTTAAATGGCATTGGAATTTTCATCACAtcatttaatgaaataaaaaaaaatacaaaaaagtgtgTGCCTGCTACACAGCTCCAGAACTCTGGAGACCTGGGCTGTACGTGGATTGGTAAATATTGCCCTGGTGAGTATTAACACCCTATGTAGGGTCTATTTCTGCCTTGCCTACTCATCACAACTGACCAGGAAAAAGAAGTTcatgaaaatgaattaataattaatagccAGTTATATCATCTTGTGGGCATCAGTATTTTTTTGTTATCTGTTGAGGCATTCCAGCTTGCAAGTTGGCTGCATGTGATTAAGAAGCAGTCTGTTCATGCCTTGCCAGCCTGATTGCTGACTTTACCTATGCTCATCCTCTGAAATCTGAGCAAACCCAATAACGTGCCGTAGTTGTCTGGCATCGCATTAGTGCACTGGCTAAAACAGGGTTATGAGCACACTGTTCTTGCAGGACGTCAGTTTGAGGTTTTTTATACTAACTGCATTTCTCCTTTGTGGATCTGAGGCATAGgctgtaaatattattttaaatacggTCTCTGTCCTGTACCTGATTAAAACCACATTGTATGTAATTGATGTTATTTGGATAGAAATtgacattttactttatttttaagatAGTAGTATTAGTTGAAGCAAGAAGCAGGAATGATTAAGCTGAATATTTGTTTGTGTCATCTCCTTTTAACAGACATCTCAACAAGCTGGACTGCtaactaaatgtaaatacaaatgCACCTGCTGCCACAAACTAAATACACAGTCTGAGATCCTCATTCCTGGATAACCACTATTTTACTATTTGCCTTCAACACAACTTGGCACTGTGTGTTCCCTTATGCAAAGAACTAAGAGATGAACTAACGGATAGTTAAAACTCCTAGGAGTATCTGTTGTGCAGCTTGTGTTGTAGCATGGAGAAAGGCCAAACCACAAGCCCAACTCCTTTTCTGTGGGCCAGATGAGGGGCTGCAGCCCAAGCCTGCTGCGGGGCCGGCGGTTCTTCTGTCGGGAATGGGCCCTGGAGAAGCTAAAAAAATGCCTGGGGGCAAGAAACCTGTCCAGAGTGACACAGGACTCTTCCCATTTCCCTTCAGGGGTCCTGGTAATTGGGGGTCCTGGTACTGGTAAAACAGCCCTCTGTACAGAGCTGGTCTGGCCCCAATCAGAAGCAGGCATAGCATTGGGACTGGCATCACGGTGCCTGGCCTGGCACTATTGTAAACAGGAGGATGCTGACAGCGTTGAGGTCTGGAGATTTGTTCTGGGGCTGGTGGAGCAGCTGCGTAAGAATCCCCTGCTGGCACCAAACTATGAGCACCTTTTGGCCAGCCCTGCTGTTGCTACCTGCCTGGAGCCGCTTCACTGCCAACGTGACCCAGATGAAACATTTAAAAGGTGGGTGTGGCAGATTTTTGTATTGTATGTGATTTTACCAGTTATATGTGTAACAATTAAGttttaatggaatgtttttcatttttacactttttatttgTGGACATCAAAAGCATCAACACAGCACCTTCTATCTTCAGAGTCACATTGCCATTAGACAATTGGTGTTTTAATGCAAATAATGTTTGCAGCCTTGGCAATTGTCTTAATTTACTGGGGTCTGTAAACCGAATATACACCTACTGTACTTCCTTGGTACCTTGCACAGGTTGTTAGCAAAGCTACTGCTAACAacccttttttattttcataatatttCTAAGGTTTCATCTTATTTACAACCTTTGTAATGCCTGTAAGCTCCATTTTTATAAATACACTTGTTAAAGGTATAAAAGGGATTTATTAATTCTGatcacttgttttttttcttattgcGTTGATTACAAGATTTTTGTGACTTGTTTATTTCATTCTGCATTAAGATAAGAAGTAAACATAGGGTTATGACTGTGTTCATGATTACAgcagattattaaaaacaaaacttgtTGTGTGTGAGCAAGTGTACCTAAGCACCACCCTATCCTGTGGCAATTTGTGGGTGCATCTGGGTTAAACGCTGCTTGTATTCTTCTTTGTTTTTCCCTTGTCTTTTCTTTGCCAACAAGTCATCGCCAAACCCCTATGAATGACCATCTTTATTCCAAAGACAGGAAAGGGCCGATTGTTCAGCCTCTTCAccacttacatttatttatttattccccaAACCCAGTAATGAAGCCTATTCACAGCGATCACAAAAGGCCTTGTAATGGATGAGTGGCAGTTGGTATTTATGACTCTTTTGTGGATGAGGGGAACCAAAGGCTGAAAAATTTGTCCCTACTGTGTCAGGTTGGGTCCAGTTGGTGAGGTCACCACTATCATAAGTCTGtcacttttttctgtttttctttctctctgtttTCAGTCAGCCTTTGCTTGTTGCTAATTTGTAACCCTCTCTGTTTGCTAATTAAGTGTCCACATTCTACACATCCTTACACAAATGCTAACAAACTGCTGAGATGTTTTGTTGTTTCACATAAGCAAAAGAATGCGTCGTTGTATGTAGAGGTTTGTAAAGGTTAGGCCCGCTGTGCTCCTGCTGCTGTATTTACAAACGTACTGTCAAATGACCTAATGTGGACAAATGTTTGGACGTTTAAGAAACTGGGCTGCATCAGTTTGTCAGTTTTACATAGAGCAGTCAGCAGCAGAGCTGAACAGTTTGCTAaaagtagtatttatttttcctccagGGATCTGGATTTTATTTCCTGTCTCTAGCTACtgtctgtttggagtttgccaCATTCTTTGTATGTCCTTATGTTATCTCCCCAAAACATGCCAGTTCTTTAAATTACGTATGAGTAAATGATTGTGGTGCCGTGCAACTTCTTTGTGCTCAGCTCTAGATGTATTCCCGACTTTTATAGTGTTTCCACACTAGGCTCTAACCAGGATTAAGGGGTTTATAGAAGCCAAAGAACTTAAATTAGTGCATGTATGCAAGTAAGGATCAGTCATCTGGCTATGAAAGTTGGCATGGCATTGGTCTTGTGCAGGAAGTAGATTGTATATTATAGAATTATTAGCCTCACTGTGTGGCGCGTGCTACTCTTATCAACTCATGAAAGCATGCACGCCTGAGATAAGGAGCCGCCAAGCTGTTTGAACTAGAGCATCATGTTTATGATACTAACTTCTCTTTTATTGTGTACAGCATAAAAAAGCTATTAGTACTACACCAGAGCTACCGACAGCTGCACAGTATTGCCATATTGGCAGTAAAATGTGAAATCTTATTAGCAGTTTAGATGCCCTTTAACCAGCATGCTCCTCACTACCAGCTTTAGTCAATTAAATCACAAGGAGGAACGTCTGTGATTCATTGACAAATTCAAAAGCTACATCTACTATATACAGCTCtggaaaaaaattaagaaacgacaaaaaatttttttggatgTCAAAAACAGTGctaatataataaactattgACAATACCAAAGCAGTGGAAAAGTACTGAGTGAGGAAAGTAAGAGTTCAATTCAGATTTTACCGGCAGAATGACCTACAAAAAGGATGGCAAACGGCATTTTGGGTGAAGTGCATTGCAAGAACAGTTTAAAAGTCTCCTCTAAGTCTCCGGTTCAAAAGGGTTGAAGCTGTGCATAGCTAGAAAAAAGGTTTGGTCTCTTCTTAGATTGCTTTTGTTAAGTGTATTGTTGACCAGGCTGCTGTATATGAGGAGACAGGATTTGGAATGGATCTAACTTGCTGCAATAGCTAATAAAAAAGTAGGTTGTTAATGGGTGCTGTGCCATCTTGCTATCGTCCAGCATTCATGTATACACAGGAAATCTCAGAGCTTCCACAGCACTGACTCACAGTGCTTCATCAGCCACACCTCAGGCCAGAAAAAGACGGATGAGATAAATGTGGTAAGTGTGAAAAGAGGCAGCTGAGGACTGAGAAATGGTGTTAAAGCAAAAGGACGACTTTTTACCACCTCATTTACTAATAGTTCATTTCATGCCCTGACATGATTTTCATTCTTGCATGTTTCCATCTTTTCGATTTTTTTCTGGTCCTGAAATCATGAAAGCAGTGCTCATGCTTTCTCCCCCATACACCCGCTCTGTTTCCCTCTCCATCATCTCCCCTGATGCTTAGACTTCCTGCACTGCTTTTTCTGTGGTGCCCCCACTTCCCTCTCAGTCTTCCTTGTGCATTCTCTTAATTGTCCCATTCAACAACACACATTTTGTGAGATTTTAAAAGCACCCTTATTTGCACATTGTACACGTATTGTGTGGTCCTAATCAAATAATGCAGTCACATCTCTGCATGGTATGTAAGTTTAAATCAAAATAGTCCGTTCTtgcaatatccagccaaaaatTATCTAAATAATTGAATCAATAAATGAGTCATTTGATTAATGCTTACTCTCTTGTTTCCTCAGAGCAATATTGGAGCCGCTGCTTTCCTTACCCTCTCCAGATCAGAGTATGTTCATAGTGGTGGATTCTCTGGATACTGGAAGTGGAACATGTGTCGGGACTGGTGAAGGTCTGACAACAGTGACTGCAGGCAGTCAGAGTTTTTCAATAGCAGAGCTCCTCCTTAGACACCACCAGCTCTTACCACCATGGATCCTTCTGGTCTGTTCTGTACGCAGACAAAACAAAGCCATGTGCAAGATGTTCTCAGGTATGAATACATGTAAAATGCCATGAAAAAAGTATTTCCTCTTTCCTGATTTTCTGATGTTTAAGACACTAAGTGGTTTCAGATCTGtatacaaaatgtaacataatgtaaaaagaatataaaaaatgtGAAACGCATGTTGTAATAAAGTACTTATGAAAAAGGCTTATGCAATACATATATTACCCATATTTAAATCAATCCACAAAGCAACTTACTTTATTCAGAACCAGTACAAGCAGGGCTGTTATACAAAACCCTTCATTACATGCaagttaaattaaaatgtatttaaacttttgacttccaAAATGAGGACAAAACAAGGAGACAAGGACATGCTGTTTATGCCAAATTCTGGCCCTACTATTTAAATGTCATAGCAGAAATTAGAATGAATCAGACCAAGCAACcttatcatttttaaatggcCAGTTATGGTGAAACTGTGTCCACTTTATCTTCAGATTCCCGCTCTTGGCTGATAGACGTActacataatatagtttctgaTGTTGTAGCTCACCTGCCTCAAATTGGTTatgttgtgttttttaaagATGCTAATCATGGTTGTTATGTGGTTTTTGAATACCCATAGTATTCCTTTATGACTATTTGGCCTCACTGATCAGCAAGGCATTTACTCACAAAACCTCCACTCATGGATGTTTTGCATCATCTTGCACCAATAACTATGACAGTCACATTCTCCCTATTCCAATTTCGAAGTAGACATTAATGCTCCTAACCCATGTTTGTGCACTGCTGCCAAATAACATAATTTCATGAATTAGCAGTGATGACTGGAGACTATAGATTAGTAAGACCTTATATTCTATTCTTTTTGATATATAGCCACTTAACAGGTGGATTAACCAGTTCTAAAACCCTCTAATTCCACCTCACTCCCTCAAAAGGCTGGGTGTAGTTTAAACCACATTTAATCAGTAGCCATTTTATccaaaaatgaaaaagaaaacttGAAGGAAACCCAGCATGTAGCCTGGAACGCTCTTCATTTTATCTGATCTTTGGTACTCAACTTTCCATCTCTGATCTTTTTATCTTTGTTGTCTAGGATTTCGGAAGCTTTGCCTAGATGACTTGAGGAAACCTGTGGCTGTACGAGATGTTCAGCATTACATTCTACGGAGGTTGGATCAGGAAGGGGAACTACGGAGGCAGCTCACACCAGAGACAGCCGACATGCTAAACCTGTTGCATATCAAGAGCGGTGGCTGTTTTCTTTTCCTTGAACGAGTTCTGGACGGTGTAACTGGTGGTTTAGTAGGATTAAGAGAAATCAGGGACATTCCAGGTACATTGAATGGTCTTTACCTGTGGCTTTGTCAAAGGCTCTTCCCCCGTAGACTTTTTATTCATGTTAGGCCCTTGCTCAACATTATTCTGGCTTCTCCACAACCTTTGACTTCTGAGAAACTCTATCATGCTGCAAAAGCTAGGGATGCCTTTCTGGTACGAGATGACTTTCAGTCACAAATGCATGCTTTGTCACCACTGATTGTGGATGGTCCTGAGGGCAGTAAGCTCATTTTTCATGGCAGCTTTGCAGATTGGTTAACTGATGTGAAGTACTGCACACAGAAGTTTCTTTGCAGTATTAAAGATGGTCACCTTTCACTTGCAATGTCTCTGTCACTGAGATCCAATAGCCTCAGCACAGAAGATGTATGTCAGCTAGGCCAACACCTGCTTAGCAGCGGAATCCACACAGGGGAGCCAGCACTGCTTGCACTGTGGATGCTATGGACTGGAGTTCCCACTCTCAGTAGTAATGGCAGGGGCAGATCTCTTGATGCATCTCAGCCTTCATTTCTCCTTCAAGCACCTGTGCTGATTCAACAGGATGTCCTGCAGCTTCTAATGAAAAGTGGTGTGTTCCCACCCACCTGCTCTCCAGATAACAGTCCTAGTTTGGGTGTACACTGTGTAAGTGGTGGAAAAGGAATAGTACGAAAGGTGCTGCAGAGGGAGGACTCAGTACGAGCTCTTTTGGACAGTGGCATCAGCGTAAATCGAACAGATCCCTCAGATGGACGGACTCTGCTCTCTACTGCAGCTCACACAGGGCTTGTAGATGTATCTGCACTACTGCTTTGTCGTGGGGCTAATCCTTCTTTAAGTGACAACCAGGGACAAACACCATTGACTCTTGCTGCAAGGCAAGGACATGTGGGTGTGCTACAGGTTCTTCTAAAATGGTCTCAAGATCAGGAATATGACACTGTTCGAGCCATGCTGGAGCATGCAGATGATGAGGGATGGACTGCCTTACGTTCAGCCTCATGGGGTGGCCATAAGGAAGCTGTAAAAATGCTTCTTGAGGCTGGAGCAGAGGTTGATGGTTGCGATCCAGATGGCCGGACTGCTTTACGAGCTGCTGCCTGGGGCGGTCATGAGGAGATCATGCTCATCCTCCTTGACCATGGTGCTGGAGTTGACAGCGTGGACCACGAGGAGCGTACACCACTTATTGCTGCTGCTTATATGGGCCATAAAGAAGCAGTAGAGATCTTGCTGGATGCTGGCGCAGATGTAAACCTAGCAGATAGGAATGGACGTAATGCTCTGTCAGTGGCTGCACAGTGTGTGCCATCAGCAGTGGGGAGGAGAGGGCATGGAGAGGTTGTTAGTCTACTGCTGGAAAGGGGTGCTGATCCAGAACACAAGGACAGAGATGGTATGACACCCTTACTGCTGGCCTCCTATGAGGGACATGAGGAAGTGGTGGAGCTCCTCTTAGAGGCTGGAGCAGATGTGGACGAGAGTGCTGGCACCTACCCATATGCTGTCACACCTCTCCTTGCAGCAGCCGCTATGGGGCATGCAGGCACAGTGAACCGCATGTTGTTCTGGGGAGCAGCAGTAGATGGTATTGATGGGGAGGGTCGTACAGCACTCTGTCTGGCTGCTGCTAAAGGTAGCATAGAGGTTGTCCAAACCCTGCTGGATCGGGGACTAGATGAGAATCACAAAGATGATCTAGGCTGGACACCACTACATGCAGCTGCTTGTGAAGGCCATAGAAGTGTGTGTGCTATACTCACTGAGAAAGGCAGCATGGCTCGGGTAGGTGAGCTTGACGTAGAAGGACGGACTCCACTCATATTGGCAGCACAGGAAGGTCATTGCAGTACAGTGAAACTCCTGCTTGACAGAAAATCACCCATAAATCATCGAGATTATGATGGACACTCTGCACTTAGTGCAGCTGCTCTTCAGGGACATGGGGAGGTGGTGGAACTACTTTTGAAACGTGGTGCTGATACTGATGTCAGAGATGCAGAAGGAAGACCTCTTCTATATCTGCTTGTTCTAGAAGGCCACTTAAATATATCCACTCTGCTTATAGAGAAAGGGGGTGTTTCACTAGAGTCAAAAGATGCAGAGGGTCGTACGGCACTACATGTAGCAGCTTGGCACGGTGACCTGAATGCCATTGGGCTATTGTTAAGGTATGGTGCAGACCCAAATTCACTGGACTCTGATGGTCGACCACCACTGCACTCTGTGGCATGGAGAGGTCATGTGGGTGCTGGAAAACTTCTCCTGAAAGCTAGGGGCATTAAAATCGATCTAGCTTGCAAAACCCAAGGTGCCACAGCACTCAGCATTGCCGCACAGGAAGGACACACCGAAATTGTTGCAATGCTTATGGAAAAAGGAGCAAAACCAGACCTCGTGGATCGCTATGGTCGCAGCCCTGTAAAAGTTGCTGGAAAGAAAGGTTATTTCAGCATTGTCCGCCTCCTAGAGAGCTTTGGTGCAAAGCCATTTCCTGGATTTATTCCACAACGAACATGTGGGGCTTTAGACTCATCCACTCATTCCTCTATATTCAAAACTCAGGCCTGCATTAGTTCCTCAGAGGGATTTGTCAATGGAGGCGCAGCTACCTCCTCCACTTCTTCAAACTCATTGTCAGCCTCTTATTCACCTGCATCAACTGCTGAGAGATTCCATTCAATGGCAGGATCTCAAGCATCTTCCACATGTCACTCTCTGGCCACTGTACAGACTGTGCCTGCTGACACTCTAAGCTTCATACAGCAGATCCAGCAGCACTCACTACCCCGTTGTCGCAGTAGGCCATCTACACTGCCTTGGCCAAACCCTTCCAGTTTACAGAGAAGTACTGCCGGGAATGAGCAGAAGGTTATTTCCAAAGGTAACTGTGATCTTACACATTACACTTACCCTGATAGCCCTAAAGAGCTTGGATCCACAGAAACTGCTGACTACCTTTTAAAACCCAAAGCCCCAATGTTAATTGAAGAGAAGCCAGAAAAGAGTCCTCAGAAAGGTGAAGCCGACAAGTGGAACTCAGTAATGATGTCCCTGGGACTGACACCAATCCAAAAAGGAGCTATTAACCAGACAAAATGTAAGGACAGTCCACTGTTAGGCTATCATCCCCTTCACCTCCAGTCCCATGCACAAAGAGAAAACTGGGAAGGCCTTCAAAAAACATCTCTTTCCCCATCTTTTGACCTTTTATCCATCTCCCAACATAGTGCCTTAGTAAAGGAATCTGTGTTCAATATTACAACCACAGACCCCCATCTTAACCTTAAACAGGCCATCAAGTTACAGTTTGAGGGGCCAACCAGTGCAGCACTTTACAAAAGGGAAACACCACTTTAATATATGCTCAGTTCAGTAATAGCCTATAAACGCTGTATTAAACACTTTGCTCATGGGTAACATTTTCACAGCCTACTGGGCAAAAATGTATGGAATGCTAATGCCTTTGCCTGTTGTAAGTAACCATTAAAGGTTAGGAGCAAAAGAGGGGGAGGGAGTGTTGTGGGTAATTGCTGGAGGTGAGTCTCTCAGGGTAGAGGGGAACAGTTAATGAAATGGTGCCCAGCAGCCCCAACGCATTGACCCTTGACCTCTGTAAGAGGTAAAGAGGCAAAAAGGAGCAAAAATAGGGAAAAAGGACTTGAAAGGGTAAATCCTGTGTGCATTCCATTCATTATCTTTTACATTCAGTCAAAATGGAGCAGCAAACAATTGCAGGAAAATGCTTACACAGGAACCCAAAGCAGGGAATTGTTGCATACAGGATGGGGTGGTATAGTATGTGTGATCAAGGAACTCAATATAAAAGGACATGCAAGTACACAACAGGACAACAGGGAGCCATCCAGTGCATGTTCCCTTGTGAACTGGTGTGCATAGTATATCTATAGTATGCATAGTGTCATGCACATTTTAGGGTTTTTTCATCTTTGCTAAATCATCTGTTAAATCTTAGGACTAAACTGGGAGTTATCCACCCTTTCTGGAATGCATCCGTAACAATGCAATGCTCAGAGCCAGGACTGCTA
The Trichomycterus rosablanca isolate fTriRos1 chromosome 12, fTriRos1.hap1, whole genome shotgun sequence genome window above contains:
- the ankrd50l gene encoding ankyrin repeat domain-containing protein 50, with the translated sequence MRGCSPSLLRGRRFFCREWALEKLKKCLGARNLSRVTQDSSHFPSGVLVIGGPGTGKTALCTELVWPQSEAGIALGLASRCLAWHYCKQEDADSVEVWRFVLGLVEQLRKNPLLAPNYEHLLASPAVATCLEPLHCQRDPDETFKRAILEPLLSLPSPDQSMFIVVDSLDTGSGTCVGTGEGLTTVTAGSQSFSIAELLLRHHQLLPPWILLVCSVRRQNKAMCKMFSGFRKLCLDDLRKPVAVRDVQHYILRRLDQEGELRRQLTPETADMLNLLHIKSGGCFLFLERVLDGVTGGLVGLREIRDIPGTLNGLYLWLCQRLFPRRLFIHVRPLLNIILASPQPLTSEKLYHAAKARDAFLVRDDFQSQMHALSPLIVDGPEGSKLIFHGSFADWLTDVKYCTQKFLCSIKDGHLSLAMSLSLRSNSLSTEDVCQLGQHLLSSGIHTGEPALLALWMLWTGVPTLSSNGRGRSLDASQPSFLLQAPVLIQQDVLQLLMKSGVFPPTCSPDNSPSLGVHCVSGGKGIVRKVLQREDSVRALLDSGISVNRTDPSDGRTLLSTAAHTGLVDVSALLLCRGANPSLSDNQGQTPLTLAARQGHVGVLQVLLKWSQDQEYDTVRAMLEHADDEGWTALRSASWGGHKEAVKMLLEAGAEVDGCDPDGRTALRAAAWGGHEEIMLILLDHGAGVDSVDHEERTPLIAAAYMGHKEAVEILLDAGADVNLADRNGRNALSVAAQCVPSAVGRRGHGEVVSLLLERGADPEHKDRDGMTPLLLASYEGHEEVVELLLEAGADVDESAGTYPYAVTPLLAAAAMGHAGTVNRMLFWGAAVDGIDGEGRTALCLAAAKGSIEVVQTLLDRGLDENHKDDLGWTPLHAAACEGHRSVCAILTEKGSMARVGELDVEGRTPLILAAQEGHCSTVKLLLDRKSPINHRDYDGHSALSAAALQGHGEVVELLLKRGADTDVRDAEGRPLLYLLVLEGHLNISTLLIEKGGVSLESKDAEGRTALHVAAWHGDLNAIGLLLRYGADPNSLDSDGRPPLHSVAWRGHVGAGKLLLKARGIKIDLACKTQGATALSIAAQEGHTEIVAMLMEKGAKPDLVDRYGRSPVKVAGKKGYFSIVRLLESFGAKPFPGFIPQRTCGALDSSTHSSIFKTQACISSSEGFVNGGAATSSTSSNSLSASYSPASTAERFHSMAGSQASSTCHSLATVQTVPADTLSFIQQIQQHSLPRCRSRPSTLPWPNPSSLQRSTAGNEQKVISKGNCDLTHYTYPDSPKELGSTETADYLLKPKAPMLIEEKPEKSPQKGEADKWNSVMMSLGLTPIQKGAINQTKCKDSPLLGYHPLHLQSHAQRENWEGLQKTSLSPSFDLLSISQHSALVKESVFNITTTDPHLNLKQAIKLQFEGPTSAALYKRETPL